One genomic window of Methanosarcina acetivorans C2A includes the following:
- a CDS encoding restriction endonuclease subunit S: MKTIKSLTEAEISELPKLPEGWVWIRLDSAGELFCGQSPSIAEVNQEKRGVPYVTGPEQWDGSKIKETKWTEFPKRLVPEGCIFITVKGAGVGKIFPGVSCAIGRDIYAFLPSSKVDFKYTLHAIKHQIDVLIMKAQGDIPGLSKNHILDHVIGLCSLEEQRAIVFKIEQLFSELDNGIANLKLAQEQLKVYRQAVLKKAFEGELTKKWREQQVDLPDAGELLERIRKEREEVAKDTGKKVKIIKPPTNAELVELPMIPKEWMWVKLDYLGDLGRGKSKHRPRNDKTLFGGKYPFIQTGEVKAANHTIKSFEKTYSDVGLAQSKLWPKGTLCITIAANIAETAFLGFEGCFPDSIVGFTAIESLVGKEYVYYFFKANQSKIESFAPATAQKNINLNILENLLIPLCSLPEQQDIVQEIETRLSVCDKIEQDIETNLEKAEALRQSILKKAFEGKLLNERELEEVRGAEDWEPAEVLLERVKSERARK, encoded by the coding sequence TGAAAACGATTAAATCTTTAACTGAAGCCGAAATTTCTGAATTACCAAAGCTTCCCGAGGGATGGGTATGGATTAGACTTGATTCCGCCGGAGAGCTATTCTGTGGTCAATCCCCTTCAATTGCAGAAGTGAATCAAGAAAAGCGCGGTGTTCCCTATGTTACTGGTCCTGAGCAATGGGATGGGAGTAAAATTAAAGAAACAAAGTGGACTGAATTTCCTAAACGTTTAGTACCAGAGGGTTGCATTTTTATTACTGTCAAAGGAGCTGGCGTTGGAAAAATATTTCCAGGTGTTTCTTGTGCAATTGGCCGTGATATTTATGCCTTTTTGCCATCTTCTAAAGTTGATTTCAAATATACACTTCACGCTATAAAACATCAAATTGATGTGTTGATAATGAAAGCTCAGGGTGATATACCTGGCTTGTCAAAAAATCATATTCTTGATCATGTTATTGGATTATGTTCATTAGAGGAACAACGCGCCATAGTCTTCAAAATCGAACAACTCTTCAGCGAACTGGACAACGGCATTGCCAACCTCAAACTGGCACAGGAACAGCTCAAAGTTTATCGGCAGGCGGTGCTGAAGAAAGCATTTGAAGGGGAGCTTACGAAAAAATGGCGGGAGCAGCAAGTGGATTTGCCGGATGCGGGGGAGTTGCTGGAACGAATCAGGAAAGAGAGAGAAGAAGTTGCAAAGGATACCGGCAAAAAGGTGAAAATAATTAAACCTCCTACTAATGCGGAATTGGTAGAGTTACCAATGATACCAAAAGAATGGATGTGGGTAAAGTTGGATTACCTTGGGGATTTGGGGAGAGGGAAATCAAAACATAGACCAAGAAATGACAAAACACTTTTCGGAGGGAAATACCCTTTTATTCAAACCGGTGAGGTAAAAGCAGCCAATCATACTATCAAATCTTTTGAAAAAACATACTCCGATGTTGGGTTAGCTCAAAGCAAGTTATGGCCAAAAGGAACATTATGCATTACAATTGCTGCAAATATTGCTGAAACTGCTTTTCTTGGTTTTGAGGGATGTTTTCCCGACAGTATCGTTGGTTTTACAGCTATAGAAAGTTTAGTTGGTAAAGAATACGTGTACTATTTTTTTAAGGCTAATCAATCAAAAATTGAATCATTCGCACCAGCAACTGCCCAGAAAAATATCAATTTAAACATCTTGGAAAATCTTTTAATTCCTCTTTGTTCTCTTCCCGAACAACAAGATATCGTTCAGGAAATCGAAACCCGCCTTTCAGTCTGCGATAAGATAGAGCAGGATATTGAAACAAATCTGGAAAAAGCCGAAGCACTGCGGCAGAGTATTTTGAAAAAAGCGTTTGAGGGGAAATTGCTCAATGAAAGGGAACTGGAAGAGGTTCGTGGGGCAGAGGATTGGGAACCGGCTGAGGTTTTGCTGGAGAGAGTAAAGTCGGAAAGAGCAAGAAAATAA
- a CDS encoding McrB family protein — protein MREDEIKKGIQLVCDTSKEISKLYEDKNALIEKLNSLSNEDLAPLDYEYRSKSGPVTDLRKDVLKYLLDGNKLDEQTFDEFILKHRTGNEGKFVAYQKPFSIFHPFITSYGHKSVREFIEQFINEIIERLQLKGKVNQKFVDFQGARYSGTDRLWLAIYNSKHKSQSTAIQLFVNFLDGKIEYGVYHHPNNYIKGPEERDSSNFDFEALISLFEENKELVLKDGPEENILTVPSAGENNQDILTIPLEGKKLYKMSHGEFKAKKYASILNTFKQNNWAVLHETTKKGQAERFKNGLHVGDYLYITVGGDELFAIAKVKSDSWEYVPEYIINEKNWLYREVEYIKTAIKTNPYELKEQRKFFYPSANSTLFEITPENLNEANENLFKPYFGVEFVSDNKDPPEINVKFPKFPCNIILYGPPGTGKTYNTIDLSVEIITGNKASHQENKKVFDVLREEGQIEFITFHQNYSYEDFMIGIRPDLDEASTLKFRRKEGIFYRICKRAKQNYLQSLDQPEVPLERYVLIIDEINRANISKVFGELITLLEEDKRLGAKNELRLSIPGEETGFGIPPNVYVIGTMNTADKSIAMIDIALRRRFEFQGYFPDYSKVDGLSGEILRYINNEIYNRKKSADYLIGHGYFMNGDEPPETSKVLQNKVIPLLMEYFSGKTEIVEEIFKGSKWFVKYDTEKYGWEIKPQIKQ, from the coding sequence ATGAGAGAAGATGAGATCAAAAAAGGTATCCAGCTAGTATGTGATACATCTAAAGAGATATCCAAACTTTATGAGGATAAAAATGCCTTAATCGAAAAACTCAATAGTCTATCTAATGAGGATCTGGCTCCACTAGATTATGAGTATAGATCGAAATCAGGGCCGGTTACAGATCTACGTAAAGATGTGTTAAAATATCTGCTAGATGGGAATAAACTGGATGAACAAACATTTGATGAGTTTATTCTTAAACATCGTACCGGAAATGAAGGGAAATTTGTAGCGTATCAAAAGCCATTTTCTATATTTCATCCATTCATTACTTCTTACGGGCACAAATCGGTCAGGGAATTTATAGAGCAATTCATAAATGAGATAATCGAACGATTACAGTTAAAAGGAAAAGTTAATCAAAAGTTTGTCGACTTTCAGGGCGCCAGATATTCAGGGACCGATAGATTATGGTTGGCAATTTATAACAGTAAACACAAATCACAGTCTACAGCAATACAGCTTTTTGTCAATTTTCTAGATGGGAAGATTGAGTATGGTGTTTATCATCATCCTAATAATTATATAAAAGGGCCAGAAGAAAGAGATTCTTCCAATTTTGACTTTGAAGCATTAATTTCTCTTTTTGAAGAAAATAAAGAATTGGTCCTGAAAGATGGGCCTGAAGAAAATATATTAACTGTGCCGTCAGCAGGTGAAAATAATCAAGACATATTAACGATTCCATTAGAAGGTAAAAAACTGTATAAAATGTCTCATGGGGAATTTAAAGCTAAAAAATATGCAAGTATTCTTAATACATTTAAACAAAATAACTGGGCTGTTCTTCATGAAACTACTAAAAAGGGTCAAGCTGAGAGATTTAAAAATGGACTACATGTGGGTGATTACTTATATATCACTGTAGGCGGGGATGAACTTTTTGCAATAGCAAAAGTCAAATCCGACTCATGGGAATATGTTCCAGAATATATTATAAATGAGAAGAATTGGCTCTACAGAGAAGTAGAATACATTAAAACTGCAATAAAGACAAATCCGTATGAGTTGAAAGAACAAAGAAAATTTTTCTACCCCAGCGCAAATAGTACTTTATTTGAAATTACTCCTGAAAATCTCAACGAAGCAAATGAGAATCTTTTTAAGCCTTATTTTGGAGTGGAGTTTGTTTCAGATAATAAAGACCCTCCCGAAATAAATGTAAAATTTCCAAAGTTCCCCTGCAACATCATATTATATGGGCCTCCGGGTACTGGAAAGACATACAATACGATCGACCTCTCAGTTGAAATTATAACTGGAAATAAAGCAAGTCACCAGGAAAATAAAAAAGTATTTGATGTTCTGAGGGAAGAAGGACAAATTGAGTTTATTACTTTTCATCAAAACTACAGTTATGAAGACTTCATGATTGGCATTCGGCCTGACCTTGATGAAGCTTCAACTTTGAAATTCCGGCGCAAAGAAGGCATATTCTACAGGATTTGTAAAAGGGCAAAGCAGAATTATCTGCAATCTCTGGATCAGCCAGAAGTTCCCTTGGAGAGATATGTTCTCATAATTGATGAAATCAACAGAGCCAATATCTCAAAAGTATTTGGAGAGCTCATCACATTGTTAGAGGAAGATAAACGCCTCGGGGCTAAAAACGAACTGAGGCTCAGTATCCCTGGGGAAGAAACAGGTTTTGGAATCCCGCCTAATGTTTACGTCATAGGAACCATGAATACCGCCGACAAATCAATAGCAATGATTGATATCGCATTGCGAAGGCGCTTTGAATTCCAGGGTTATTTCCCTGATTACAGTAAAGTAGACGGGCTCAGCGGAGAGATTCTGAGATACATCAATAATGAGATATATAACCGTAAGAAGTCTGCAGATTACTTAATTGGCCACGGGTATTTCATGAACGGTGACGAACCTCCGGAAACTTCCAAAGTGCTTCAGAACAAAGTGATACCCCTGCTTATGGAATATTTCTCTGGCAAAACAGAGATTGTCGAAGAAATATTCAAAGGGAGTAAATGGTTCGTTAAGTACGATACTGAGAAATATGGCTGGGAAATCAAACCGCAGATCAAGCAGTAA
- a CDS encoding McrC family protein has product MNTTFEYGRQFVVDNRKDLESYLCSLWKEYKEIWPAQHEDENPDSGSNSGSSSKYQPFLSFDGNFARARNYIGFIHFENSNIEIYPKVFQNELKEPETRKIKELMHRHLFYWFSYCRKVKFPFNQASLDRFDFELPELILYLFAKQICEVISLRPYSAYEEVQEALFTPRGRINFDRYAARMSCGNYHMIDCDYEPFIFDNLLNRTIKYCTRLMLSKTRVIETQRILNEIIFMLDEVDDRVCSVQQLQTIRIPSMYSDYEDVIQICCMILKNQVYSYQEYEFKNWSLLFPMEYIFEDFISGYIRKHFSNTFKVEPQKSDLYLHTSPNTFNLQHDILLTNKKTEEQIIIDTKYKPRWNLEKCDSKKGIAQTDMYQMISYAYRRGTDKVLLIYPNTSDKPADDSVFLIYKGTKDETIKIKAVDVPFWSLDGHLSVEKKLKAELRSILSDEF; this is encoded by the coding sequence ATGAATACTACATTCGAATACGGCAGGCAGTTTGTCGTTGATAACCGTAAAGATCTTGAATCGTATTTATGCTCCTTATGGAAAGAGTATAAAGAAATCTGGCCAGCCCAGCATGAAGATGAAAATCCGGATTCAGGCTCAAATTCAGGTTCAAGTTCAAAATATCAGCCTTTCCTGAGTTTTGACGGAAACTTCGCCAGAGCAAGGAATTACATCGGGTTCATTCACTTTGAAAACTCTAATATTGAAATATATCCAAAGGTTTTTCAAAACGAGCTTAAAGAGCCTGAAACAAGAAAAATCAAAGAGCTGATGCACCGCCATTTATTCTACTGGTTCAGTTACTGTAGAAAAGTAAAGTTCCCGTTTAATCAGGCATCTCTTGACCGTTTCGATTTTGAACTACCTGAGTTAATTCTGTATTTATTCGCAAAACAGATTTGTGAAGTAATCAGCCTTCGGCCTTATTCTGCTTATGAAGAGGTACAGGAAGCTTTGTTCACGCCCAGAGGGAGAATAAACTTTGACCGGTATGCGGCCAGAATGTCCTGCGGAAATTACCATATGATTGACTGCGACTATGAGCCGTTCATATTTGATAACCTGTTAAACCGGACAATCAAATACTGTACCAGGTTAATGCTCTCTAAAACCAGGGTCATCGAAACACAGAGAATCCTGAATGAAATCATCTTTATGCTGGACGAAGTGGATGACCGGGTCTGTTCCGTACAGCAGCTCCAGACTATCCGGATACCTTCGATGTATAGCGATTACGAAGATGTAATTCAGATCTGCTGCATGATACTGAAAAATCAGGTGTATTCTTATCAGGAGTATGAGTTCAAAAACTGGAGCTTGCTATTTCCGATGGAATATATTTTTGAAGATTTTATCTCGGGCTACATCCGGAAACACTTCAGTAATACATTCAAAGTGGAGCCTCAGAAGTCAGACCTTTACCTGCATACCAGCCCGAATACGTTTAATCTTCAACACGACATCCTGCTCACAAATAAAAAAACAGAAGAGCAGATAATTATTGACACCAAATACAAGCCGAGGTGGAACCTGGAAAAATGCGATTCAAAGAAAGGAATAGCTCAAACTGATATGTATCAAATGATTAGCTATGCCTACAGGCGGGGAACAGATAAAGTACTGCTTATCTATCCGAATACCTCTGATAAGCCGGCAGATGATTCTGTGTTTTTGATTTATAAAGGAACTAAGGATGAAACTATCAAAATCAAAGCTGTAGATGTTCCTTTCTGGTCACTTGATGGTCACTTATCTGTTGAAAAAAAGCTAAAAGCTGAATTAAGAAGTATATTATCTGATGAGTTCTGA